The Euphorbia lathyris chromosome 3, ddEupLath1.1, whole genome shotgun sequence genome contains a region encoding:
- the LOC136223093 gene encoding F-box/WD-40 repeat-containing protein At5g21040, with translation MEFECQGSTEVSKNSNFEENSNSKATISEISNPKLGLHLKEGFSIGESSKKLPCNEVLPNFRRSITDLPPALISEIFDCLDPKELGIVSCVSTVLNRIASENQVWKEVYCERWGLPLVPAPLGIGLSDEKSWKELFVEREFRSRTFLGRFSIDVLYGHTEAVRTIFILASAKLIFTSGYDCIVRMWDLEDGLSIASSRPLGCTIRAVAADTKLLVAGGTDGFIQGWKAVEGLPHLFNLKGSEEPNVEFRLWEHEGPITSLALDHTRIYSGSWDMTVRVWDRSTLKCLKVLRHSDWVWGLVPHDTTVASVSGSDVYVWDTQTGTLIADISNAHVGNTYSLARSHTGDFLFTGGEDGAIHMFEIIGNGSKAKVYKIATWIPHSGPVYSLTFEFPWLVSASSDGKLSLIDVRKLLRTSRRSLGKNVARISNVEPPQRMLHGFGPNLFSVDIGADRIVCGGEEGVVRIWNFSQALETEQRVRALRGIRLENRMRRRKLQVDIGKGGRSDQCSVAAKNSIRGDRSTVWLSKRGMSSKLKA, from the coding sequence ATGGAATTTGAATGCCAAGGGAGCACTGAGGTTTCGAAAAATTCAAACTTTGAGGAGAATTCTAATTCTAAAGCTacaatttctgaaatttctaaCCCCAAACTGGGTCTTCATTTGAAGGAGGGATTTTCCATTGGTGAAAGTTCAAAAAAGTTGCCCTGTAATGAGGTTTTGCCCAATTTTCGTAGGTCAATCACTGACCTTCCTCCTGCATTGATTTCTGAAATCTTTGATTGCCTTGATCCTAAGGAGCTCGGTATAGTTTCTTGTGTCTCAACTGTTCTCAATAGAATTGCATCGGAGAATCAGGTTTGGAAGGAAGTCTATTGTGAGAGATGGGGGCTGCCCTTGGTGCCTGCACCATTGGGCATTGGGCTATCAGATGAGAAGTCGTGGAAGGAATTGTTCGTGGAGAGAGAGTTTAGGAGTAGGACTTTCTTGGGTCGGTTCAGCATTGATGTGTTGTATGGTCATACTGAAGCAGTTAGAACGATTTTCATTTTGGCTTCAGCCAAGCTCATTTTCACTTCTGGGTATGACTGCATTGTTCGAATGTGGGACTTGGAAGATGGATTGTCGATTGCATCTTCAAGGCCCCTTGGATGCACTATTCGTGCTGTTGCAGCAGATACAAAGCTCTTGGTTGCGGGTGGTACCGATGGTTTCATCCAAGGATGGAAAGCAGTGGAGGGTCTTCCACATTTATTCAACCTTAAGGGTTCCGAGGAGCCAAACGTCGAATTTCGACTTTGGGAACATGAGGGACCTATAACTTCTCTTGCCTTGGATCACACGAGAATTTACAGCGGCTCTTGGGACATGACTGTTCGTGTATGGGATCGTTCCACATTGAAGTGCTTGAAGGTTTTGAGGCATAGTGATTGGGTATGGGGCCTTGTTCCACATGATACTACAGTTGCTAGTGTATCGGGTTCAGATGTGTATGTTTGGGATACTCAAACTGGTACTCTGATAGCTGACATTAGTAATGCACATGTCGGTAACACTTACTCTCTGGCACGAAGCCACACAGGAGACTTTCTGTTTACGGGAGGAGAAGATGGCGCAATACATATGTTTGAGATCATTGGTAACGGATCCAAGGCTAAGGTCTACAAGATCGCAACTTGGATTCCACACTCTGGTCCTGTATATTCCCTCACGTTTGAATTTCCGTGGCTTGTTTCAGCTTCTAGTGATGGGAAACTCTCACTTATAGACGTTCGAAAACTCCTCAGAACAAGCAGGCGCTCTCTGGGAAAGAATGTTGCTAGAATCAGCAATGTAGAGCCACCCCAAAGGATGCTTCATGGTTTCGGACCCAATTTGTTTTCAGTAGACATTGGTGCTGACCGAATTGTGTGCGGAGGAGAGGAAGGCGTGGTTAGGATATGGAACTTTTCGCAAGCTCTGGAAACTGAGCAGAGGGTTCGTGCTCTGCGAGGAATACGGTTGGAGAACCGAATGAGGAGGCGGAAGCTCCAAGTAGATATTGGTAAGGGTGGACGAAGTGATCAGTGTTCTGTGGCGGCCAAGAACTCCATACGTGGGGATAGGAGCACAGTCTGGCTCAGTAAACGCGGAATGAGTAGCAAGTTGAAGGCGTAG
- the LOC136224195 gene encoding non-specific lipid transfer protein GPI-anchored 4, with product MKSLHSSAVIFAAVAVTFSSLLCTVYSQVPSPAPISGMNPSAPAPLGPPASGPAAATTDCLTPLANMSDCLGYVTEGSNSTAPDPNCCPEVAGLVDSNPICLCQLLSNSSLTESFGIKIDLSRALKLPTLCRLSTPPISTCAAVGYPIPPVASEGPMSDTSPSPSAGPSAGGPAAATIDCLTPLANMSDCLGYVTEGSNTTVPDPNCCPEVAGLVDSNPICLCQLLSNSSLTESFGIKIDLSKALKLPTICRLSTPPISTCADLGYPVPPVSSESPMAAASPSGGMSPGGLAPGGLASSPSAGGSKNGAFSISSSLQSFFVGLAFSLLLTFF from the exons ATGAAATCGCTTCATTCCTCCGCCGTCATCTTCGCCGCAGTCGCCGTCACTTTCTCCTCACTACTATGCACAGTATACTCACAGGTGCCTTCTCCAGCTCCAATTTCAGGCATGAATCCTTCAGCACCTGCTCCGTTAGGTCCACCGGCATCAGGTCCTGCAGCCGCTACGACAGATTGCTTGACGCCGTTGGCTAACATGTCGGATTGCTTGGGTTATGTGACGGAAGGGAGTAACTCGACGGCGCCGGATCCGAATTGCTGCCCGGAGGTGGCCGGATTGGTGGATAGTAACCCGATTTGTTTGTGTCAGTTGCTGAGTAATTCGAGTTTGACGGAGTCGTTTGGTATTAAAATCGACCTGAGTAGAGCTCTTAAGCTTCCCACCCTTTGTCGTCTCAGTACTCCTCCGATTAGCACGTGTGCAG CCGTGGGATATCCTATACCTCCAGTAGCAAGTGAAGGTCCAATGTCAGACACAAGTCCAAGTCCTTCTGCAG GTCCATCGGCAGGAGGTCCTGCAGCTGCTACGATTGATTGCTTGACGCCGTTGGCTAACATGTCGGATTGCTTGGGTTATGTGACAGAAGGGAGCAACACGACGGTGCCGGATCCGAATTGTTGCCCGGAGGTGGCCGGTTTGGTGGATAGTAACCCGATATGCTTGTGTCAATTATTGAGTAATTCGAGTTTGACTGAGTCATTTGGTATTAAAATCGACCTTAGTAAAGCTCTTAAGCTTCCGACCATTTGTCGTCTCAGTACTCCTCCTATTAGCACGTGTGCAG ACTTGGGATATCCCGTACCTCCAGTATCAAGTGAAAGTCCAATGGCAGCCGCAAGTCCTTCAG GTGGTATGTCACCGGGAGGTTTAGCTCCAGGAGGTTTAGCAAGCAGTCCATCTGCTGGAGGTAGTAAAAATGGAGCTTTTAGCATTTCAAGCTCTCTTCAATCCTTTTTCGTTGGCTTGGCATTTTCTCTTCTTCTAACATTTTTCTGA